A genomic region of Salinibacterium sp. NK8237 contains the following coding sequences:
- the rplU gene encoding 50S ribosomal protein L21 codes for MVYAVVRAGGRQEKVEVGTIVVLDRIAADKNGNVELAPVLFVDGDKITHDAKALEKIKVVAEVLNDERGPKIVIQKFKNKTGYKVRQGHRQELTRIKITSIK; via the coding sequence GTGGTTTACGCAGTTGTGCGCGCCGGTGGGCGGCAGGAGAAGGTAGAGGTCGGCACGATTGTCGTTCTCGACCGCATCGCAGCCGACAAGAACGGCAATGTTGAGCTCGCTCCAGTTCTGTTCGTCGACGGCGACAAGATCACTCATGACGCTAAGGCGCTTGAGAAGATCAAGGTTGTTGCCGAGGTATTGAACGATGAGCGCGGTCCCAAGATCGTTATCCAGAAGTTCAAGAACAAGACCGGCTACAAGGTTCGCCAGGGTCACCGTCAAGAACTGACCCGCATCAAGATCACCAGCATCAAGTAA
- a CDS encoding DUF4031 domain-containing protein has product MTVLIDQPIWPAHNTVWAHIISDTSLEELHKFADRAGIPRRGFDLDHYDVPARMWEELVSLGAEPVGVREFVRRLEASGLRVAQRDRPTQ; this is encoded by the coding sequence ATGACCGTGTTGATCGACCAGCCCATTTGGCCAGCCCACAACACCGTCTGGGCACACATCATCAGCGACACTTCCCTCGAGGAATTGCACAAGTTTGCCGACCGCGCGGGCATCCCTCGCCGCGGCTTCGACCTCGATCACTACGACGTGCCTGCTCGCATGTGGGAAGAGCTCGTCTCCCTCGGAGCAGAACCAGTTGGCGTGCGCGAGTTCGTACGACGGCTCGAGGCCAGCGGACTGCGCGTAGCCCAGCGCGACCGCCCCACACAGTGA
- a CDS encoding ACT domain-containing protein yields MAAISDLNELVASMEPRLNEGVYVFATVGSIADVDGASVVALMQEPEGLSVVMTESDALRQGIPHEFRSSWITLTVTSALEAVGLTAAFAQALGDVQISCNVIAGHHHDHIFVPTGSTDAAMAALRGLQRAAG; encoded by the coding sequence ATGGCAGCGATTTCTGATCTCAACGAGTTGGTAGCGTCTATGGAACCTCGTCTCAACGAGGGAGTCTATGTATTCGCGACGGTTGGCTCGATCGCAGACGTTGACGGGGCGTCGGTCGTCGCGCTCATGCAAGAACCAGAAGGGCTTTCTGTCGTAATGACCGAGTCGGATGCTCTGCGTCAGGGCATCCCGCACGAGTTTCGCTCGTCGTGGATAACGTTGACGGTAACGTCAGCTCTCGAAGCGGTGGGGCTTACGGCGGCGTTCGCGCAGGCGCTTGGTGATGTTCAGATCAGTTGCAATGTCATTGCCGGCCATCACCATGACCATATTTTTGTGCCCACTGGATCGACGGATGCCGCCATGGCAGCGCTGCGAGGACTGCAGCGGGCCGCGGGATAG